AAATATCGCGCAACAAACCCTGTCTATCCTGCGCCATGACAAAGATATCGACCGGATATACAGTATCCTTGCCGCCGCCACCCCAAGTGGTCTGGATCACCCGCTCCGGCGCTTTATTGCGCATCTCGGCGAAATTTTTGCAACTCAGCCTATGGATGGAGACTCCTTTCCCGCGCGTGACGAAGCCGACGATGCCATCGGGCGGTGCCGGCTTACAGCAACGTGCCAACTGCGTCATCAAGCCGTCGGTACCAACCACCAGCACACCAGACTTGGCACCCTGGGTGACACTCGAAGCGCGGCTCTTGTTGGTGATGATTAACTCTTGGTCCTCCTCCACCGCCGCGTGGTCGCGTACTGCCGCCTCGATTTGACGCAGACTGAATTCTTCTTTCCCCACCGAGAGAAACAATTCGTCGAGTGCGGCAAAACCCAGTTTGCGCGCCAACTCTTCCAAATTAACCGCAGTTTTCCCTTCGCGCTGCAAAGTTTTTTCAACTTGCGCGCGTCCGGCAGCCAAGGTTTCCTGCTGATCAATAGCATTGAACCAGGCGCGGATTTTGGTACGCGTGCGGGTGCTGGCTGAATACTCGGGATTGAGCCAGTCGCGCGAGGGACCAGTCTGCGGCGAACCGATTTTAAGCGTGATGATTTCCACCGTCTGGCCATTCTGCAGACGGGTATTGAGCGGCACCATCACGCTGTCGACGCGCGCACCGCGGCAGCGATGTCCTACATCGGTATGCAACTGGTAAGCGAAATCGACCGGCGTCGCCTGATTCGGTAATTCGATCACGCGCGCCTGCGGCGTGAGCACATAAATCCTATCATCGAGGCTGGCAGCCTTGAGCTTTTCCACCCACTCACGCTGCACTTCTTCATGCTCCACCACGGCATCGGTAATATCGCTTTTCCACGCCAGCAACTGGCGCAACCAAGCGATTTTCCCATCGTATTCCTGCGCCACAAAATTCGATCCGCCATTTTCTTTGTAGCGCCAATGGGCCGCCACGCCGTATTCGGCGAACTGATGCATTTCACGCGTGCGTATCTGCACCTCCAGCGGTCGCCCATCTTCGACTACCACCACCGTATGCAAAGACTTGTAGCCATTAGCTTTCGGTCGCGAGATGTAATCATCGAATTCTTTGGGAATCGGTGCCCAGGCATTATGCACAATCCCAAGCACGGTATAGCAATCCTTGATATCGTCGACGATCACGCGAAAGGCTCGCACATCATAGAGTTCATCGAAATCGATGGTCTTGCCCTTCATCTTTTTCCAGATGCTGTAGATATGCTTGGGCCGACCACTGACCTCGGCTTTCACCTCGGCGGCCAGCAATTCCCGATTGAGTCGCGCAATCGCATTAACGACAAAACTTTCGCGCTCGACACGTTTCTCTT
The sequence above is drawn from the Undibacterium sp. CCC3.4 genome and encodes:
- a CDS encoding bifunctional (p)ppGpp synthetase/guanosine-3',5'-bis(diphosphate) 3'-pyrophosphohydrolase, translated to MVSSSAAESQLSEGLSDADSVRLLAALEFVTPHYADLAVVTGQDAMQFVQGVTATLAMLRTDVDTRIAALLFELPQLCPTVALQIEARFGKEIATLVSGIRRLMKLREAALSRPMPSELGRSKDAAEKAAVQMETLRKMVLAMATDMRVVLVRLASRVTTLRYFADCKRDDDETRQYASETMDLYAPLANRLGVWQLKWELEDLSFRFLEPLQYKRIAKMLEEKRVERESFVVNAIARLNRELLAAEVKAEVSGRPKHIYSIWKKMKGKTIDFDELYDVRAFRVIVDDIKDCYTVLGIVHNAWAPIPKEFDDYISRPKANGYKSLHTVVVVEDGRPLEVQIRTREMHQFAEYGVAAHWRYKENGGSNFVAQEYDGKIAWLRQLLAWKSDITDAVVEHEEVQREWVEKLKAASLDDRIYVLTPQARVIELPNQATPVDFAYQLHTDVGHRCRGARVDSVMVPLNTRLQNGQTVEIITLKIGSPQTGPSRDWLNPEYSASTRTRTKIRAWFNAIDQQETLAAGRAQVEKTLQREGKTAVNLEELARKLGFAALDELFLSVGKEEFSLRQIEAAVRDHAAVEEDQELIITNKSRASSVTQGAKSGVLVVGTDGLMTQLARCCKPAPPDGIVGFVTRGKGVSIHRLSCKNFAEMRNKAPERVIQTTWGGGGKDTVYPVDIFVMAQDRQGLLRDISEVFSREKINVIGVNTQSAKGFARMSFTVEIGGTTQLQKALTIIHEVGGVVEVRRQ